DNA from Bacillus sp. Marseille-P3661:
CTAACGAACAAAATTAGTAATGGTACACATATTATTTGGGGAACCGGCGGAAATATGGTACCAGAAAACATGAAAAGACAATATTATCAAAAGGGCATAAAAGTAAATTTGAATATTAAAACAAACTAAATTACAAATTCATTGTCAGCAAAAATGAGCGATTACTTAAGATCCCCTATACCCCTCTTAAATTAAATACAAATGATAAAAAGCCTGAAGGCAAAGAAACACCCTCAGGCTTTAGTTATGATCGTTTGATTACTAAATTTATCCCACTAATTTTCTAGATTTCTTATTTTCATCAACTGCTCGAGTACGTTCCTTAAGCATAAATCCTCCTATTAATCCACAACACGAGAATACTATTGGAATAATAAAACCATAGTGATATCCAACAACAATTGAGCCTGAGTAATGGTCTAAGACACTTCCGAAGAAACTTGGCAGTAGGACAGCACTTAAAAAACCTCCGGTATTGGCAAAGCCGGAAGCTACACCGACTTCTTTAATATCAAAATACTGGCGGATGGCTACGAAAGTTAACGGTGCAGACCCACTACCAAAACCTAGAATCAAAAATAAAAAGTATAGTAGAAACAACGTTGGTTTTCCATTTAAAAGAAGAAAAGTGATCCAACTAAGGAAAACTGCGATATGAACGACTAACAAAGGTCTTTTCACCGAACCCATTCTGTTTGTTATATAGGGAAGTATAGCGGATCCAATAAGCCCACCTATAAGTCCAATCATGATTAGTTGGCTTGATTGTGAACGTGTAAGGTCATACATTTCCATACCATACGGAACAGCCCATGAACCAATGAATCCAATATAAGTTCCAACGATACCATAATGACTTAAGAAGGTGGCCCAAGCCTGTCGTTCTTTAATTAATCTAACCAGCTGTTTTGAGATCTTCTCTTGTTTCTGCTCCTTTTTTATTAATACAGGTGGATCAGTCACAATGCGTCTTGGAAAATGAATAAGAATAAAATAAAGCAAAACTCCTAGTACAAAAATTGTTAATCCTGTTATAAAAAATGATTGTCTCCACCCAGTTAAAGCGATCCAGGCCGAAAATGGATAAGTAGCCAATAAGAATCCAAGATTACCACTAATCCCAGCAAAACCAAGCAAATTACTAAACTCTTGGGCTCTAAACCATTGGCTTAGAATTAGAACTAAGCATACCCAAATTGTAGCATCACCAACTCCAACCAATATCCTCGAAAATAATAAAACCCCAGCATTAGGAGCTGTACTATATAGTAATGTACCCACACCCGAAAACATGGCCCCACTAATGAAGAAAAGATTGGGTCCATACCGATCCGAGAAAAGCCCAACGGGTATTTGTAAGCCCGAATAAGCTAAAAATTGGATACTTGCAATCAACCCCATGGTGGATGCAGTAACAGTAAATTTTTCCATCAACTGATCTGTAATTAACCCTGGAGCAGTTCTTTGACTGACAATTATACAATACGTAAATAATACAATAAATAAAACAAGCCATCTATATCGACTATCTTGCTTTTCCATGATGTGACGCCTCCCACTATTTCACACATGGATATATTATACTCCCATAAAAACTTAAATGGTTAATTTTTTTATTTTGGTATCGCTTACATGAAATTTTTTTTGAATTTTCTTAACTATCTTATTTCAAAATAGTAAATAGCCCAAAGAAAAGCTGCCATTCTTGACAGCTTTAATACAATTAGGTACCTACTTTTTTTTACTTCTACTCTACAACTTCCTTAACCATTAAGCGAAACCCTAATTTTCTATAAGCTCAACGCTCTCAGTCTTTTGTACATCTTTCAAGATTACTTCAGCAATTGCCTTTGCAAGTAAGGGCGGTACAGCATTTCCAACTTGTTTCATTTGTGCAGTTTTTGAACCACTAAAAATGAAATGATCAGGAAAAGATTGAATCCGTGCCGCCTCACGAACAGTAATCGCCCGATGTAGAAATGGATGGGTAAATTTCCCCGAGGATGGGGTATCAAATCGAGTTGTGATCGTGACGGAGGGCTCATTTCTAACCATACGTGTCCACGTACCGCTGTATATTGATTTTGTTAAATGTTCATTTGGTAAGACTTCTCTTCCCTTTTCAGGCGGAATAAGCTGCATTCGTTCCATCGCAAGAGCCGAATGCTTAGTTGCTACATGATTATAAAGCTTTTCTCCTTGTTCCCGCATCCTAATTTGATACATCGATTGTGGCTCATATATATAATCCTGAACGAATTCACCTTCTCCAGAGTCTAAAAATGCTAAATCACTAATCGCATCCCATACTGAAACAGGTTCAGCTAATCCCATAGGAAGCGTTAGCGGACTTCCCCCTAATTTTCCTAAAATAAAAGCTCTTCTCCTAATTTGTGGTACACCAAAATTAGAAGCATTAAGGATGGCAGAATCCATTTTATATCCGATTTCTTCGAAGAGTGAATAAATTTCTGTCTTGAATGAACCTTTATTAGCAGTCAAAATATTGGGGACATTTTCAATCAAGAAATATTGTGGCTTTAAGAACTTTACAACATCAAAATAATACCTGAACAAGAAATTTCTTTCATCCCCAAGAATGTTTCTTGAACCTTTTTGTGAAAAGCCTTGGCAAGGTGGTCCACCGACAATTAACTGGACTCGACCCTTTTGTTCCCCAAACACACTTGCTATATCTAGTTTCGTAATATCTTCATTAATTACTTTTGCACCTTTATGATTATTTTCATAGGCCGTTGCAATTTCTGAATCAATTTCATTCGCAACAACAACGTTAAACCCTAACGTCTCAAACCCATAGGACAAGCCACCTACACCTGAAAATAAATCAATCATATTTAACATTGCTAATCACCTAGATGTATTTATTTTATAGACTAATAGAATCGACATTAAATAGATTAACGTCCAGCTCTGTGTTTTCAATTCTCCGTTTAGATATTTCATAGTAGCCCGAATTTAATTCAATACCGATAAACCTTCGTCCTAGACGCTTACTGACTACGCCTGCTGTTCCACTGCCCATGAACGGGTCCATAACCGTCTCACCTGGATTGGTTAATTTTTCAACAAAATGCTCAAAAAGCGCTTCTGGCTTTTGGGTTGGATGTTTGCCAAATTCTTTTTCATTTTTGGGGGTTACAGAAGTTTCGATAAAATCATGAACTGCTTGTCCATTATTATTAAAGGTACCTGTTTTAGATTCGTTTACGAAATACAACCACGCTTCTGTCGAATTAATAAAATGCAAGTTCATGTTTCGCGGCATTGGATTCGTCTTATGCCATATGCCTGTTGTCTTGTAATAAAATTTATGCTGAGCTGAAAGGCTAATAATCGTTTCAAGTTTCATTAACGACATGAACATTATTAATGAACCCTTCTTTTTTAAGACACGATTCGCTTGCTCAAAAAATTGGTTCATTCCCTCCACCCATTCCTCATATTCCAAATCATCCCAGCCAGCTGCACCAAAAAAGTTATCTCTCATTTGTTTTAAATTTGTTTGGCGATCACGCATAAAGTTTCCAAGATTATAGGGTGGGTCCGTTATAATTAAGTCAACCGAATCATCTTCTATAAGCTTAAGTTCAGTAATACAGTCATTGTTTTTTATTTGTATAAAATCATTTTCATCTTGCATCTAACATCACCTGCCTATTATATTACATCTGCTGATTTAAATAAAAAAAGCTGAATTATACTCATCAGCTCCAAATCGACCGTTCTTATTTTTAAAAAATAGTTTGTTATTTAGCAAATATAAATCCTTTTACCATTTTATCATTAAATATAGATTTAGGGTATAACAGAATACCTTCCAAAACGTTTCCAAACTGTATAGAGGACCAAAATAAATAGGATTAGAACTTTTTTGTATTCGATGTTTCAGCTCATTTATTTAATAATTTTTAATCCAGGTAACAATTCATCAAATT
Protein-coding regions in this window:
- a CDS encoding MFS transporter; translated protein: MEKQDSRYRWLVLFIVLFTYCIIVSQRTAPGLITDQLMEKFTVTASTMGLIASIQFLAYSGLQIPVGLFSDRYGPNLFFISGAMFSGVGTLLYSTAPNAGVLLFSRILVGVGDATIWVCLVLILSQWFRAQEFSNLLGFAGISGNLGFLLATYPFSAWIALTGWRQSFFITGLTIFVLGVLLYFILIHFPRRIVTDPPVLIKKEQKQEKISKQLVRLIKERQAWATFLSHYGIVGTYIGFIGSWAVPYGMEMYDLTRSQSSQLIMIGLIGGLIGSAILPYITNRMGSVKRPLLVVHIAVFLSWITFLLLNGKPTLFLLYFLFLILGFGSGSAPLTFVAIRQYFDIKEVGVASGFANTGGFLSAVLLPSFFGSVLDHYSGSIVVGYHYGFIIPIVFSCCGLIGGFMLKERTRAVDENKKSRKLVG
- a CDS encoding DNA cytosine methyltransferase — protein: MLNMIDLFSGVGGLSYGFETLGFNVVVANEIDSEIATAYENNHKGAKVINEDITKLDIASVFGEQKGRVQLIVGGPPCQGFSQKGSRNILGDERNFLFRYYFDVVKFLKPQYFLIENVPNILTANKGSFKTEIYSLFEEIGYKMDSAILNASNFGVPQIRRRAFILGKLGGSPLTLPMGLAEPVSVWDAISDLAFLDSGEGEFVQDYIYEPQSMYQIRMREQGEKLYNHVATKHSALAMERMQLIPPEKGREVLPNEHLTKSIYSGTWTRMVRNEPSVTITTRFDTPSSGKFTHPFLHRAITVREAARIQSFPDHFIFSGSKTAQMKQVGNAVPPLLAKAIAEVILKDVQKTESVELIEN
- a CDS encoding DNA-methyltransferase, with amino-acid sequence MQDENDFIQIKNNDCITELKLIEDDSVDLIITDPPYNLGNFMRDRQTNLKQMRDNFFGAAGWDDLEYEEWVEGMNQFFEQANRVLKKKGSLIMFMSLMKLETIISLSAQHKFYYKTTGIWHKTNPMPRNMNLHFINSTEAWLYFVNESKTGTFNNNGQAVHDFIETSVTPKNEKEFGKHPTQKPEALFEHFVEKLTNPGETVMDPFMGSGTAGVVSKRLGRRFIGIELNSGYYEISKRRIENTELDVNLFNVDSISL